A window of Nitrospirota bacterium genomic DNA:
AATTCAGGCGCAAGGGTTGTTGTAGATGCTTCATTGGACATAAGCGGTGACTCTCCAATGTTATTAAACGCCCTTACCCGATAGGTATACCTGGTAGAAGGCTGCAGGCCCGAATCAGTAAACGATGCATTGGCTGAGCTGTTCGGTCCTATTGGACCTATTTCAACATAGGGTCCTCCCGCAGTAGACCTTTCGATCCTGTAGCCGTCCTCTCCCGTTGCATTATCCGACCATGAAAGAGATATCGTGGTTGGAGACGTCGATATCGCCGTAAGGGCAGTTGGCGAGAGCAGGGATGAGACAGCCTTATATGCATTGACTCTGCCGCCTGTAAGAATCCATCCCTGAAGAGTCGGCAGCACATCGACATACCTTAACAGCGTTGCGCGTATCTGTGCATGAGTAAAGTTCGTATAGTAACTGTAGAGCAGCCCCGTAATTCCCGACACCTGAGGGGCAGCCATTGATGTGCCTTCACAGAAGTCGTATCCCGGGTAAGGAGACCCTGTACACATGCCAAACGAGGTGCCCTGAGGGATCGTACTCAGGATATATACTCCCGGGGCGGCGACATGAACAGAAGTCGTTCCATAATTACTGAATGTTGCCCTCCTGTCATTCTGATCAGTTGCCGCAACAGAAACGATATTAGGGAGTGCATAACTTGCGGGATATTCAGGGGTATGGTCATTGTTGTCACCCAACCCATCATTGCCACCGTTGCCGGCAGCAGCGATCAAGAGAGCCCCCGAAGAGTTCGCCGCATTTATCGCATCGAACTCGGGAGAAGAAAAATCGCTCCCTCCATAGCTAGCGTTTATTATTCTTACTCCCTTTGATACCGCATATTGAATAGCCGAAATTGAATCAGATACCGTTCCTTCACCATTTGCATCCAGGATCTTCAAGGGCATAATCTTAACTCTCCAGATTACGCCGCTGACGCCAATGCCGTTATCGCCGGCTGCGCCAATAATGCCGGAAACATGCGTGCCGTGACCATTATCGTCCATCGGGTCATTGGTATTGC
This region includes:
- a CDS encoding S8 family serine peptidase — protein: MKKLLYMFLVLFLASCGSDKTASNSTNSTIEVSSPRLSVQSVLTNMETGRFKEGELLVKFKSGIVGASSVRAHQSIGASVLKTYGLVPNLEHVKLPKGLSVRDAIINYMSRPDVEYAEPNYIRRSATTIASDLYFGQQWALRNTGSFASGTSGADMRVADAWDISRTTGSVIAVVDTGIDYNHVDLVGNIYTNPSENSNNSIDDDGNGKIDDWRGWNFVSNTNDPMDDNGHGTHVSGIIGAAGDNGIGVSGVIWRVKIMPLKILDANGEGTVSDSISAIQYAVSKGVRIINASYGGSDFSSPEFDAINAANSSGALLIAAAGNGGNDGLGDNNDHTPEYPASYALPNIVSVAATDQNDRRATFSNYGTTSVHVAAPGVYILSTIPQGTSFGMCTGSPYPGYDFCEGTSMAAPQVSGITGLLYSYYTNFTHAQIRATLLRYVDVLPTLQGWILTGGRVNAYKAVSSLLSPTALTAISTSPTTISLSWSDNATGEDGYRIERSTAGGPYVEIGPIGPNSSANASFTDSGLQPSTRYTYRVRAFNNIGESPLMSNEASTTTLAPEFVPASSGNGGGGGGCSIGARQNAASASGNVAVMLIPLVVVILMRRKKK